From a region of the Chrysemys picta bellii isolate R12L10 chromosome 7, ASM1138683v2, whole genome shotgun sequence genome:
- the ZNF365 gene encoding protein ZNF365 isoform X1 translates to MQQNTFEESRHPWQESFENVSICMPFRCPRCGDHTRFRSLSSLRAHLEYNHRYEERSLLTKCNLFSSLKNADLLSSSETVTQGKLGNTSNAIKQKPSYINFCDTSHEYPKNRKSLEVEAERPVSFVANYGSADFTDEQISKPGVPTTDSKASFEAHVREKFNRMVEAVDKTIEKRIDKLTKELAQKTAELLEVQAAFAQLSQKKQEVQRRERDLNRQVDVAVEMIAVLKQRLTESEEELHRKEEEVVTFNHFLEEAAEKEVRGKARLQHFIENLLQRVDLAERQLEYYQNQQIMCNYNDVNEHMFTDLSSNKKPRCLSRGNQHGSYNIPDAKPHSLQKGRLFLKKTKDEKNSIQPVIFFYEPVDCSRELWRPQKKGEPVSAARKVNSKSKQGKKGK, encoded by the exons ATGCAACAGAACACTTTTGAAGAAAGCAGACACCCTTGGCAGGAGtcatttgaaaatgtcagtaTCTGCATGCCATTTCGTTGCCCACGATGCGGTGACCACACTAGATTCAGAAGCCTTTCTTCTCTGAGGGCACATCTGGAGTATAATCATAGGTATGAAGAAAGAAGCCTTCTGACAAAATGCAACCTATTTTCTTCCCTCAAAAATGCAGACTTGCTCTCTTCCTCAGAGACCGTGACTCAAGGAAAACTGGGGAACACCAGCAAtgcaataaaacaaaaaccaTCCTACATAAATTTTTGTGACACATCACATGAGTACCCAAAGAACAGAAAATCACTGGAGGTGGAAGCTGAAAGGCCTGTCTCTTTTGTGGCAAATTACGGGTCAGCTGACTTCACAGATGAGCAAATTTCTAAACCTGGTGTTCCAACAACAGACTCCAAAGCCTCTTTTGAGGCACATGTACGAGAAAAGTTTAATAGGATGGTAGAAGCTGTAGATAAAACAATAGAGAAGAGAATTGACAAGCTTACCAAAGAGCTGGCCCAAAAAACTGCTGAGCTGTTGGAAGTTCAGGCGGCTTTTGCGCAGCTATCTCAGAAGAAACAGGAAGTTCAGAGGCGAGAGAGGGACCTGAACAGACAGGTGGATGTTGCAGTTGAGATGATTGCTGTACTGAAGCAACGTCTTACAGAGTCTGAGGAAGAACTTCACAGGAAAGAAGA AGAGGTTGTTACTTTTAACCACTTCCTGGAAGAGGCAGCTGAGAAAGAGGTCCGTGGGAAAGCCAGGCTCCAACACTTCATTGAGAATCTATTGCAGCGGGTTGATCTGGCAGAAAGACAACTAGAATATTATCAAAATCAGCAGATAATGTGCAATTACAATGATGTCAATGAACACATG tttacagACCTCTCATCAAATAAGAAACCCAGATGCCT aagcCGAGGAAATCAGCATGGTTCATATAATATACCTGATGCAAAACCTCATTCCCTTCAAAAAGGTAGACTGTTCCTAAAGAAAACCAAGGATGAGAAGAACAGCATCCAGCCAGTTATATTCTTCTATGAGCCTGTTGACTGctcaagagagctatggaggccaCAGAAAAAAGGTGAACCTGTGAGTGCTGCCCGAAAGGTGAATTCAAAATCCAAGCAGGGTAAAAAAGGCAAATAG
- the ZNF365 gene encoding protein ZNF365 isoform X2, which produces MQQNTFEESRHPWQESFENVSICMPFRCPRCGDHTRFRSLSSLRAHLEYNHRYEERSLLTKCNLFSSLKNADLLSSSETVTQGKLGNTSNAIKQKPSYINFCDTSHEYPKNRKSLEVEAERPVSFVANYGSADFTDEQISKPGVPTTDSKASFEAHVREKFNRMVEAVDKTIEKRIDKLTKELAQKTAELLEVQAAFAQLSQKKQEVQRRERDLNRQVDVAVEMIAVLKQRLTESEEELHRKEEEVVTFNHFLEEAAEKEVRGKARLQHFIENLLQRVDLAERQLEYYQNQQIMCNYNDVNEHMFTDLSSNKKPRCLYKPRKSAWFI; this is translated from the exons ATGCAACAGAACACTTTTGAAGAAAGCAGACACCCTTGGCAGGAGtcatttgaaaatgtcagtaTCTGCATGCCATTTCGTTGCCCACGATGCGGTGACCACACTAGATTCAGAAGCCTTTCTTCTCTGAGGGCACATCTGGAGTATAATCATAGGTATGAAGAAAGAAGCCTTCTGACAAAATGCAACCTATTTTCTTCCCTCAAAAATGCAGACTTGCTCTCTTCCTCAGAGACCGTGACTCAAGGAAAACTGGGGAACACCAGCAAtgcaataaaacaaaaaccaTCCTACATAAATTTTTGTGACACATCACATGAGTACCCAAAGAACAGAAAATCACTGGAGGTGGAAGCTGAAAGGCCTGTCTCTTTTGTGGCAAATTACGGGTCAGCTGACTTCACAGATGAGCAAATTTCTAAACCTGGTGTTCCAACAACAGACTCCAAAGCCTCTTTTGAGGCACATGTACGAGAAAAGTTTAATAGGATGGTAGAAGCTGTAGATAAAACAATAGAGAAGAGAATTGACAAGCTTACCAAAGAGCTGGCCCAAAAAACTGCTGAGCTGTTGGAAGTTCAGGCGGCTTTTGCGCAGCTATCTCAGAAGAAACAGGAAGTTCAGAGGCGAGAGAGGGACCTGAACAGACAGGTGGATGTTGCAGTTGAGATGATTGCTGTACTGAAGCAACGTCTTACAGAGTCTGAGGAAGAACTTCACAGGAAAGAAGA AGAGGTTGTTACTTTTAACCACTTCCTGGAAGAGGCAGCTGAGAAAGAGGTCCGTGGGAAAGCCAGGCTCCAACACTTCATTGAGAATCTATTGCAGCGGGTTGATCTGGCAGAAAGACAACTAGAATATTATCAAAATCAGCAGATAATGTGCAATTACAATGATGTCAATGAACACATG tttacagACCTCTCATCAAATAAGAAACCCAGATGCCTGTAT aagcCGAGGAAATCAGCATGGTTCATATAA